The Sphingobacteriales bacterium nucleotide sequence TGAAGATGGATACAAATCTGTTGATTATGCAAAAATAACGCCTGTACTTGTAGAGGCAATAAAAGAATTAAAAAATGAAATAGATGGTTTGCGTAATGAGAATAATACACTTAAGGCAGAAATAAATGATAGATTATTGAATCTTGAGAAAGTTATTTTACTATAAAATTCATTTTCTAAAACAGAGAAATAATATATGGTAAGGTTATATTTATTAATGCTGGCATTTTTTAGCTTTGTTGCAATTCAAGCACAGAGTATCACACCAAGTGTGATTAACTCTACTGGTAATTTTGTTCCATTAAATAATGAATATTACCAATGGTCTGTTGGTGAGACATATATCAATATGGATGTTGCTTCAAATATTATTGTTTCTAGTGGTTTTGTGCAGCCAGATCAGGACTTTATTACTAAAATAAAAGAGACAATCAAAGCAAATGAGTTGGGTATTTATCCAAATCCTGTTTATAATCAATTGACTGTAAATACAGATTTTGAACAAAATGGTACTTTAAAATATAAAGTTTATCAAGTTGATGGTAAATTATTATTTATGTCTGAAAAACATATTACAACTAAAGAGTTATTTTTAATTGATTTTGATGACATTAGTGCTGGTAACTACATTCTAGATTTTACATTCGAAAATGAAAGTAACAAAAAGAGTTATTTTGCGTTCAAAGTTCAGAAAAAATACTAATCAAACTATTTGATTATTTACTCAAAAACATAGATTTATCTTTATACAATTGTCTAAAATAAGGATCGTATAGGTCTTTAATAAAATAGATTGCTTCGCCTGTAGATTTCATTTCTGGCCCTAATTCTTTATTGACATTTGGAAATTTTTCAAATGAAAATACTGGTTCTTTTATAGCATATCCTTCTAATTTTGGATCAAATTTAAAATCTGATAACTTGTGTGTTTCTAACATTACTTTTGTTGCAACATTAAGATATGGTATTTGGTATGCTTTGCAAATAAATGGTGTTGTGCGTGATGCTCTTGGATTTGCTTCTATGACATAAACCATATCATTTTTTATGGCAAATTGTATATTGATTAAACCACGAATATTCAGTGCTTTACATATTTTTTCTGTGTACTCTTTCATCGTTTCTATGATGATTGGGCCAAGTGAATATGGTGGCAACACGCTATTGCTATCGCCACTGTGAATACCAGCTGGCTCAATATGTTCCATCACGCCTAAAATTTGCATTTGTTCGCCATCATAAATAGCATCTATTTCTGCTTCTTTAGCTCTATCCAAGAAATGGTCTATTAATATTACATTATCAGGAATGTCTTTTAATAAGTTAACAACTGCTGTTTCGCACTCATCATCATTAATTACAATACGCATTCTTTGTCCACCTAATACATAACTTGGACGAACCAATACTGGATAACCAACTTTGTTTGCAACAGCTAATGCTTCATCTGCATCTCTTGCTGTTCCATAATCTGGATATGGAATATCTAAAGCCTTTAATAAATCTGAAAATCTACCTCTGTCTTCTGCAATATCCATATTATCATATGATGTACCAATTATCTTAATTCCTTTTTCGTGTAGTTTTTTAGATAATTTTAATGCTGTTTGTCCGCCCAATTGTACAATTACGCCTTCTGGTTGTTCAAATTCTATGATTTCCCAAAGATGTTCCCAAAAAACTGGCTCAAAATATAGTTTGTCTGCAATGTCAAAATCTGTGGAAACTGTTTCTGGATTGCAGTTTACCATAATTGCTTCGTAGCCAACTTCTTTAATTGCTAAAAGACCATGTACACAACAATAATCAAACTCTATACCTTGACCAATTCTGTTTGGTCCTGCACCTAAAACTATTATTTTTTTCTTATCAGATAATTTGCTTTCATTTTCTGTATCAAAAGTAGAATAGAAATATGGTGTCTTTGCTTCAAATTCTGCAGCACATGTATCTACCATTTTATATACACGTTTTATGCCTAATGCTTTTCTTCTTTCATAAACATCGTCTTCTTTTATTCTTCCTAATAGAAAAGCTAATTGTGCATCACTATATCCTTTGGTTTTTGCTAATTTTAGTAAATCAACAGGTATTGTGTCTAATGTATATTTTTTTATTTCTTTTTCTAATTTTGATAAGTCTTGGATTTGTGTTAAAAACCAATTATCTATCTGTGTTAGTTTATGAATAGTATTGATTGGAACGCCTAAGTCAATTGCATCTTTTATTTTAAAAATTCTGTCCCAACTTGGATGTTCTAGGCTGTCTAAAATATCTTCTGTTTTTGCTAAGCTCTTACCATCTGCACCTAATCCTATTTTATTATTTTCTAATGATTGACATGCTTTTTGTAATGCTTCTGTAAAATTTCTTCCAATACCCATTACTTCTCCAACAGATTTCATTTGAAATCCTAATGTGGTATCGCAACCATGAAATTTATCAAAATTCCATCTTGGTATTTTTACAATTACATAGTCTAATGCTGGTTCAAAATATGCTGAAGTATTTTTTGTAATTTGATTTTGTAATTCGTCTAAGTGATATCCTATTGCTAATTTAGATGCGATTTTTGCAATTGGATATCCTGTTGCTTTTGATGCTAATGCTGATGAGCGTGATACTCTTGGATTAATTTCTATTACAATAATTTCTTCTGTTTCTGGATTTACAGAAAACTGAACATTGCAACCACCTGCAAAATTTCCTAAGCCACGCATTAACTTCATTGCTTGGTTTCGCATTTCTTGAAATACTGTGTCTGGCAACGTCATGGCTGGTGCTACTGTGATAGAATCTCCAGTATGCACACCCATTGGATCTAAATTTTCTACTGTACAAATAATAACTACACTATCGTTGGCATCACGAAGTAGCTCTAACTCAAATTCTTTCCATCCCAAAACTGCTTGTTCTACTAATACTTCATGAACTGGAGAACATTTTAAGCCATGTGCTAATGCTTGTTCAAATAACTCTGGATTTCTTACAATTGCGCCTCCACTTCCACCAAGTGTATATGATGGTCTAATTACAATAGGAAATCCTATTTTCTGTGCTGCATCTTTACCTTCCAACATAGAATTGGCAATGATAGATTTTGCAACGCCCAATCCCATGTTGATACAATATTGTCTAAATTCTTCTCTATTTTCTGTTGTTTCAATCACATTCAAATCAACACCAATTATTCGTACATTATATTTTTGCCAAAGTCCTATTTCTTCTGCTTCTTTACATAAATTCAATGCTGTTTGTCCGCCCATTGTTGGCAATACACAATCAATATTGCGTTCTTGTAATATTTTCTCTAAGGAACTTGTTGTTAATGGCAGTAGATAGATATAATCTGCTGTTACGCTGTCTGTCATTATTGTAGCTGGATTAGAGTTTATCAAAGTAACTTCTATTCCTTCTTCTCTAAGTGAACGTGATGCTTGAGAACCTGAATAGTCAAATTCGCAGGCTTGACCTATAACAATTGGACCGCTACCAATGATGAGTACCGATTTTATTGAATTATCTTTTGGCATTTTTGGAAAAGTTTTACGAAAATACGCAATAGAAATAAGTTAGAATAATAAAATGTTCTTTATTGTTGCATTAAGAAAGAAATATTAACCTAAATATCTATGTATTAGTATAAAAAGTACAGTATCTTTTTATATTATCTTTTAGATACTTTTTAATATCCTTATATTTGTAGAAAAAAGTTGAAATTTACTATACATCATAATGATTCAAAGTCTAATGCACGCGCTGGAACTATAGAAACTGACAACGGCAGTATAGAAACGCCTATTTTTATGCCTGTTGGTACGCAAGCTACTGTAAAAGCTGTACACTTTAGTGAATTGGAAAATGACATTCAAGCACAAATTATTTTGGGTAATACTTATCATTTATATTTGCGTCCTGGAATAGAAATATTAGAAAATGCTGGTGGATTACATCAATTTAACTCTTGGAAAAGACCTATTTTAACAGATAGTGGTGGCTATCAAGTATATTCATTAAGTCATAGAAGAAAAATTACAGAAGAAGGTGTTACTTTCCGTTCTCATATTGATGGTAGTAAGCATTTATTTACACCAGAAAATGTAATGGACATTCAACGTAGTATTGGTGCAGATTTTATTATGGCGTTTGATGAGTGTACGCCTTATCCTTGTGAATATCATTATGCAAAAAAATCTTTGAGGCTAACTCATAGTTGGTTGGATAGATGCATCAATAGATTTGATACCACAGAACCAAAATATGGCTACGAACAAACTTTGTTGCCTATTGTACAAGGAAGTGTGTATAAAGATTTAAGAATAGAGTCTGCACATTATATTTCTGAAAAAAATAGGTTTGCAAATGCAATTGGTGGCTTGGCTGTAGGTGAGCCAGCCGAAGAAATGTATGCAATGACTGCCATAGTGAATGATATTTTGCCTAAAGAACAACCTAGATATTTGATGGGCGTAGGTACACCAGCCAATATTTTAGAGTCTATTGCACTTGGCGTAGATATGTTTGATTGTGTAATGCCTACCAGAAATGCAAGGCATGGTTTGTTGTTTACTACAAATGGAATTATTAGTATTAGAAATACAAAGTGGAAGAATGATTTTTCTTGTATTGATGATAAAGTATGTGCAACAAGTAAAATACACAGCAAAGCTTACTTAAGACATTTGTTTGTTACTGATGAAATTCTTGGAATGCAGCTAGCAACACTACAAAATCTAAGCTTTTATCTTTGGTTGGTTGGTCAAGCAAGAGAAAAAATAAAAGATGGAAGTTTTGCAGCTTGGAAAAATACTATTATACCACATTTAATGCAAAGATTGTAACCATTGAAAGTTTTAGATAAATATATAATAAAGCAATTTTTAATTACTTTTTTCTTTGCTATCTTTTTGTTGAGCTTAATTGCCATTATTATTGATATCACTGAGAAGATTGATAATTTTTTGACTAATAAAGCACCATTTTCTGCTATTGTTTTTGATTATTATCTCAATTTTATTCCTTGGATAACGTTGCTTATTTCTCCATTATTTGTATTTATTTCTGTAATCTTTTTCACATCTAGATTAACGATGAATACAGAAATAATTGTGATGCTAAATGGTGGTATGAGTTTTTATAGACTTCTAATGCCATATCTTTTTACATCTATTCTTCTGGCATTTAGTATTTCATATTACAATCATTATATATTGCCTAAACAAAATGTAACTCGTATTGCTTTTGAAGAATCTTATGCATCGAAGAAAGAAAATCAAGTGTTTCAGATTAACTATCATT carries:
- the tgt gene encoding tRNA guanosine(34) transglycosylase Tgt codes for the protein MKFTIHHNDSKSNARAGTIETDNGSIETPIFMPVGTQATVKAVHFSELENDIQAQIILGNTYHLYLRPGIEILENAGGLHQFNSWKRPILTDSGGYQVYSLSHRRKITEEGVTFRSHIDGSKHLFTPENVMDIQRSIGADFIMAFDECTPYPCEYHYAKKSLRLTHSWLDRCINRFDTTEPKYGYEQTLLPIVQGSVYKDLRIESAHYISEKNRFANAIGGLAVGEPAEEMYAMTAIVNDILPKEQPRYLMGVGTPANILESIALGVDMFDCVMPTRNARHGLLFTTNGIISIRNTKWKNDFSCIDDKVCATSKIHSKAYLRHLFVTDEILGMQLATLQNLSFYLWLVGQAREKIKDGSFAAWKNTIIPHLMQRL
- the carB gene encoding carbamoyl-phosphate synthase large subunit, whose translation is MPKDNSIKSVLIIGSGPIVIGQACEFDYSGSQASRSLREEGIEVTLINSNPATIMTDSVTADYIYLLPLTTSSLEKILQERNIDCVLPTMGGQTALNLCKEAEEIGLWQKYNVRIIGVDLNVIETTENREEFRQYCINMGLGVAKSIIANSMLEGKDAAQKIGFPIVIRPSYTLGGSGGAIVRNPELFEQALAHGLKCSPVHEVLVEQAVLGWKEFELELLRDANDSVVIICTVENLDPMGVHTGDSITVAPAMTLPDTVFQEMRNQAMKLMRGLGNFAGGCNVQFSVNPETEEIIVIEINPRVSRSSALASKATGYPIAKIASKLAIGYHLDELQNQITKNTSAYFEPALDYVIVKIPRWNFDKFHGCDTTLGFQMKSVGEVMGIGRNFTEALQKACQSLENNKIGLGADGKSLAKTEDILDSLEHPSWDRIFKIKDAIDLGVPINTIHKLTQIDNWFLTQIQDLSKLEKEIKKYTLDTIPVDLLKLAKTKGYSDAQLAFLLGRIKEDDVYERRKALGIKRVYKMVDTCAAEFEAKTPYFYSTFDTENESKLSDKKKIIVLGAGPNRIGQGIEFDYCCVHGLLAIKEVGYEAIMVNCNPETVSTDFDIADKLYFEPVFWEHLWEIIEFEQPEGVIVQLGGQTALKLSKKLHEKGIKIIGTSYDNMDIAEDRGRFSDLLKALDIPYPDYGTARDADEALAVANKVGYPVLVRPSYVLGGQRMRIVINDDECETAVVNLLKDIPDNVILIDHFLDRAKEAEIDAIYDGEQMQILGVMEHIEPAGIHSGDSNSVLPPYSLGPIIIETMKEYTEKICKALNIRGLINIQFAIKNDMVYVIEANPRASRTTPFICKAYQIPYLNVATKVMLETHKLSDFKFDPKLEGYAIKEPVFSFEKFPNVNKELGPEMKSTGEAIYFIKDLYDPYFRQLYKDKSMFLSK
- a CDS encoding T9SS type A sorting domain-containing protein, whose product is MVRLYLLMLAFFSFVAIQAQSITPSVINSTGNFVPLNNEYYQWSVGETYINMDVASNIIVSSGFVQPDQDFITKIKETIKANELGIYPNPVYNQLTVNTDFEQNGTLKYKVYQVDGKLLFMSEKHITTKELFLIDFDDISAGNYILDFTFENESNKKSYFAFKVQKKY